The Pan troglodytes isolate AG18354 chromosome 1, NHGRI_mPanTro3-v2.0_pri, whole genome shotgun sequence genome includes a region encoding these proteins:
- the LHX9 gene encoding LIM/homeobox protein Lhx9 isoform X2 — translation MQTLQTPSPLRMKPASSRVSGPQEAMLFHGISGGHIQGIMEEMERRSKTEARLAKGAQLNGRDAGMPPLSPEKPALCAGCGGKISDRYYLLAVDKQWHLRCLKCCECKLALESELTCFAKDGSIYCKEDYYRRFSVQRCARCHLGISASEMVMRARDSVYHLSCFTCSTCNKTLTTGDHFGMKDSLVYCRAHFETLLQGEYPPQLSYTELAAKSGGLALPYFNGTGTVQKGRPRKRKSPALGVDIVNYNSGCNENEADHLDRDQQPYPPSQKTKRMRTSFKHHQLRTMKSYFAINHNPDAKDLKQLAQKTGLTKRVLQGEQILGHYSQTSRRLKIP, via the exons ATGCAGACGCTCCAAACGCCCTCTCCACTTCGGATGAAGCCAGCATCTAGTAGGGTCTCCGGCCCTCAAGAAG CCATGCTCTTTCACGGGATCTCCGGAGGCCACATCCAAGGCATCATGGAGGAGATGGAGCGCAGATCCAAGACTGAGGCCCGTCTGGCCAAAGGCGCCCAGCTCAACGGCCGCGACGCG GGCATGCCCCCGCTCAGCCCGGAGAAGCCCGCCCTGTGCGCCGGCTGCGGGGGCAAGATCTCGGACAGGTACTATCTGCTGGCTGTGGACAAACAGTGGCATCTGAGATGCCTGAAGTGCTGTGAATGTAAGCTGGCCCTCGAGTCCGAGCTCACCTGCTTTGCCAAGGACGGTAGCATTTACTGCAAGGAGGATTACTACAG AAGGTTCTCTGTGCAGAGATGTGCCCGCTGCCACCTTGGCATTTCCGCCTCGGAGATGGTCATGCGCGCCCGAGACTCTGTCTACCACCTGAGCTGCTTCACCTGCTCCACTTGCAACAAGACTCTGACCACGGGCGACCATTTCGGCATGAAGGACAGCCTGGTGTACTGCCGCGCCCACTTCGAGACCCTCTTGCAAGGAGAGTATCCACCGCAGCTGAGCTACACGGAGCTGGCGGCCAAGAGCGGCGGCCTGGCCCTGCCTTACTTCAACGGTACGGGCACCGTGCAGAAAGGGCGGCCCCGGAAGCGGAAGAGCCCAGCGCTGGGAGTGGACATCGTCAATTACAACTCAG GTTGTAATGAGAATGAGGCAGACCACTTGGACCGGGACCAGCAGCCTTATCCACCCTCGCAGAAGACCAAGCGCATGCGAACCTCTTTCAAGCATCACCAGCTCCGGACCATGAAATCCTACTTTGCCATCAACCACAACCCGGATGCCAAGGACCTCAAGCAGCTTGCCCAGAAAACAGGTCTGACCAAAAGAGTTTTGCAG GGAGAACAAATCTTGGGGCATTACAGCCAAACATCCCGACGTTTGAAAATTCCCTAA
- the LHX9 gene encoding LIM/homeobox protein Lhx9 isoform X1: MEIVGCRAEDNSCPFRPPAMLFHGISGGHIQGIMEEMERRSKTEARLAKGAQLNGRDAGMPPLSPEKPALCAGCGGKISDRYYLLAVDKQWHLRCLKCCECKLALESELTCFAKDGSIYCKEDYYRRFSVQRCARCHLGISASEMVMRARDSVYHLSCFTCSTCNKTLTTGDHFGMKDSLVYCRAHFETLLQGEYPPQLSYTELAAKSGGLALPYFNGTGTVQKGRPRKRKSPALGVDIVNYNSGCNENEADHLDRDQQPYPPSQKTKRMRTSFKHHQLRTMKSYFAINHNPDAKDLKQLAQKTGLTKRVLQVWFQNARAKFRRNLLRQENGGVDKADGTSLPAPPSADSGALTPPGTATTLTDLTNPTITVVTSVTSNMDSHESGSPSQTTLTNLF, from the exons ATGGAAATAGTGGGGTGCCGAGCAGAAGACAACTCGTGTCCTTTCCGCCCCCCAGCCATGCTCTTTCACGGGATCTCCGGAGGCCACATCCAAGGCATCATGGAGGAGATGGAGCGCAGATCCAAGACTGAGGCCCGTCTGGCCAAAGGCGCCCAGCTCAACGGCCGCGACGCG GGCATGCCCCCGCTCAGCCCGGAGAAGCCCGCCCTGTGCGCCGGCTGCGGGGGCAAGATCTCGGACAGGTACTATCTGCTGGCTGTGGACAAACAGTGGCATCTGAGATGCCTGAAGTGCTGTGAATGTAAGCTGGCCCTCGAGTCCGAGCTCACCTGCTTTGCCAAGGACGGTAGCATTTACTGCAAGGAGGATTACTACAG AAGGTTCTCTGTGCAGAGATGTGCCCGCTGCCACCTTGGCATTTCCGCCTCGGAGATGGTCATGCGCGCCCGAGACTCTGTCTACCACCTGAGCTGCTTCACCTGCTCCACTTGCAACAAGACTCTGACCACGGGCGACCATTTCGGCATGAAGGACAGCCTGGTGTACTGCCGCGCCCACTTCGAGACCCTCTTGCAAGGAGAGTATCCACCGCAGCTGAGCTACACGGAGCTGGCGGCCAAGAGCGGCGGCCTGGCCCTGCCTTACTTCAACGGTACGGGCACCGTGCAGAAAGGGCGGCCCCGGAAGCGGAAGAGCCCAGCGCTGGGAGTGGACATCGTCAATTACAACTCAG GTTGTAATGAGAATGAGGCAGACCACTTGGACCGGGACCAGCAGCCTTATCCACCCTCGCAGAAGACCAAGCGCATGCGAACCTCTTTCAAGCATCACCAGCTCCGGACCATGAAATCCTACTTTGCCATCAACCACAACCCGGATGCCAAGGACCTCAAGCAGCTTGCCCAGAAAACAGGTCTGACCAAAAGAGTTTTGCAG GTTTGGTTCCAAAACGCACGAGCCAAATTCAGAAGGAACCTTttgcggcaggagaatgggggTGTTGATAAAGCTGACGGCACGTCGCTTCCGGCCCCGCCCTCAGCAGACAGCGGAGCTCTCACTCCACCCGGCACTGCGACCACTTTAACAGACCTGACCAATCCCACTATCACTGTAGTGACATCCGTGACCTCTAACATGGACAGCCACGAATCCGGAAGCCCCTCACAAACTACCTTAACAaaccttttctaa